The region GACTATTTTCATTTAAAAGACCGTATTGAAAAGAAGTTGCAACGTTATGTTGAAGACATCATTTATCGTCAACCATTATTTAATGGAGATGATAATACCGTCTTTCACATAATGACACCGATTAAGACTGACGAAGATGTCAGATCGATGTTTCAATGTCATGTAACATTATCTCAATTACCCAGCATTGAGATATATGTTCGTCTAGTTGATATTCCCGAAGAACAACCGAGTGACAATGTTGAGGAACAACCGTCTCACTGTTATCCAACGCAATCTGTACAGTCACACGACTATGGAATGAGTCAAGCCATTGACGAAGAGCCGACTCAAAATAATGAACCTTTCATACCAAATGAAGAGGTGGGCGAGAATAGTGAGGATGATCTTGAGGAGGTTCGATTTGAAGATCTTTTCGGTGTTAGCGATGACGATGGCAATGAGGAAATATTAGACACACCGGATGTTGCACTAAGAGCGCAACCAATTAGTTTGTACAATCCACCTGCGCACATGCAAAATATAAGTTTGGATGATGCCGAACCAAGCTCCGTTTTCGGCAGTTCCATACCAACTCACAACTCTGACGAAATTGAGGAGGGCATAGAGTATGAAGATAAGGAAGAGTGTCTTCTGGCGTTGCAACAATGGCATATAAAACGTAGTCTAGATTTCTCTGTGGTTAAATCTGACAGTGTACGTTTTGTCATCAAATGTAGAAATGCAACATGCAATTTCAAATGCAGGGTGTCTTTGCGCAAGGGCAACTCAAGGTGGAGAGTTGGTAAGTCTAGTGGGCCTCATACGTGCACAACCACTTCCATGTCACAAGACCATACAAAACTCAGTTCAGAAATGATTAGCAAGAGCATAATGGAGCTTGTAAATCGGGACGCTTCTCTTAAGGTGAAGGTTATCATTGCTCATGTTGTTGAGAAATACCGGTATATCATATCATACAAAAAGGCATGGATTGCAAAGTGTAAGGCGGTTGAGTCGCTCTATGGAAATTGGGAGACATCTTACAACGATCTTCCGCAGTGGATACTTGTAATGAAAACATATCTGCCAGGTACCATTATAGAATTACAAACCCTACCTGTGATTTCAAATGATGGTTCATACTTGGGTGACCAAAGGATATTTCATCGTCTGTTTTGGGCGTTTAGACCATGTATACGTGGCTTCGCGTATTGTAAACCAATTGTGCAGGTTGATGGAACTTGGTTGTATGGCAAGTACAGAGGGACTCTGCTGATGGCTGTGGCACAGGATGGGAACGGGAACATATTTCCGATAGCGTTCGCATTGGTTGAAAGTGAGACAAAGGAAGCCtggagtttctttcttaagaaTTTGAGAATGCATGTTACCCCCCAAGCAAATCTATGCCTAATATCAGACAGGCATGAATCAATAAAGAGTGCATACAACAACCCGGAAAATGGATGGCAATTTCCTCCTTCATCACACGTCTATTGCATCAGACATATCGCGCAAAACTTCATGCGGGAGATTAAAGACAAGGATCTGCGGAAAATAGTTGTTAACATGGGTTATGCGTTAACAGAGGCAACGTTTAACTACTATCGGGGGGAAATCCGAAAAACAAACAACGACGCTTTATCATGGATAGACAACATCCCTCGCGAGAAGTGggcaagggcatttgacggagggCAACGCTGGGGTCACATGACAACTAACCTAGCAGAAGCAATGAATGCGGTGTTGAAAGAAACCCGGAACCTTCCAATCACTGCATTGGTCAAATCTACGTACTATCGTTTAGGATCACTATTTGGTAGAAGAGGCCATCAGTGGACAAAAATGTTAGCCTCTGGGCAGGTTTTCACTGATAACTGCAACA is a window of Lathyrus oleraceus cultivar Zhongwan6 chromosome 6, CAAS_Psat_ZW6_1.0, whole genome shotgun sequence DNA encoding:
- the LOC127096253 gene encoding uncharacterized protein LOC127096253, producing MTPIKTDEDVRSMFQCHVTLSQLPSIEIYVRLVDIPEEQPSDNVEEQPSHCYPTQSVQSHDYGMSQAIDEEPTQNNEPFIPNEEVGENSEDDLEEVRFEDLFGVSDDDGNEEILDTPDVALRAQPISLYNPPAHMQNISLDDAEPSSVFGSSIPTHNSDEIEEGIEYEDKEECLLALQQWHIKRSLDFSVVKSDSVRFVIKCRNATCNFKCRVSLRKGNSRWRVGKSSGPHTCTTTSMSQDHTKLSSEMISKSIMELVNRDASLKVKVIIAHVVEKYRYIISYKKAWIAKCKAVESLYGNWETSYNDLPQWILVMKTYLPGTIIELQTLPVISNDGSYLGDQRIFHRLFWAFRPCIRGFAYCKPIVQVDGTWLYGKYRGTLLMAVAQDGNGNIFPIAFALVESETKEAWSFFLKNLRMHVTPQANLCLISDRHESIKSAYNNPENGWQFPPSSHVYCIRHIAQNFMREIKDKDLRKIVVNMGYALTEATFNYYRGEIRKTNNDALSWIDNIPREKWARAFDGGQRWGHMTTNLAEAMNAVLKETRNLPITALVKSTYYRLGSLFGRRGHQWTKMLASGQVFTDNCNKGMAEEVIKANTHNVMQFDRERFYFMVQEKINHNDGRPTGTFSVDLRKQHCDCGKFQAFHLPCSHVIATCSSIRQDYSIHIPDVFKIHNVFKVYQESFLGLPHEENWP